A section of the Pseudomonas flavescens genome encodes:
- the xthA gene encoding exodeoxyribonuclease III — protein MKLVSFNINGLRARPHQLAALIEKHQPDVIGLQETKVSDDQFPEADIRALGYHVHYHGQKGHYGVALLSRQAPLELVKGFPNDSEEAQRRFIYGTYADANGNPVTVMNGYFPQGESRDHPTKFPAKQRFYADLQELLTGRFAHDQPLIVMGDINISPEDCDIGIGEVNRKRWLKTGKCSFLPEEREWLATLKGWGLVDSFRSLHPQVDDRFSWFDYRSRGFEDEPKRGLRIDVILASQVLQERLKDAGIDYDLRGMEKPSDHAPIWLELS, from the coding sequence ATGAAACTCGTTTCCTTCAACATCAACGGCTTGCGGGCACGTCCGCACCAACTCGCAGCGCTGATCGAGAAGCACCAGCCGGATGTGATCGGCCTGCAGGAAACCAAGGTCAGCGACGATCAGTTTCCCGAAGCGGACATTCGCGCGCTCGGTTACCACGTTCACTACCACGGCCAGAAGGGCCATTATGGTGTCGCCCTGTTATCGCGCCAGGCGCCACTGGAGCTGGTCAAGGGATTTCCGAACGACAGCGAGGAGGCCCAGCGACGCTTCATCTACGGCACCTACGCCGACGCCAACGGCAACCCGGTCACCGTGATGAACGGTTACTTCCCCCAGGGCGAGAGCCGCGACCACCCCACCAAGTTTCCTGCCAAACAGCGCTTCTATGCCGACCTTCAGGAACTGCTGACCGGCCGTTTCGCCCACGACCAGCCGCTGATCGTCATGGGTGATATCAATATTTCCCCGGAGGATTGCGACATCGGTATCGGCGAGGTCAACCGCAAGCGCTGGCTGAAGACCGGAAAATGCAGCTTCCTGCCAGAGGAACGCGAGTGGCTCGCCACGCTGAAAGGCTGGGGGCTGGTCGACAGTTTCAGGTCGCTGCATCCGCAGGTCGACGACCGTTTCAGCTGGTTCGACTATCGCAGTCGCGGCTTCGAGGACGAACCCAAGCGCGGCCTGCGCATCGACGTGATCCTCGCCTCCCAGGTGTTGCAGGAACGCCTCAAGGACGCCGGTATCGACTATGACCTGCGGGGCATGGAGAAGCCTTCGGATCACGCGCCGATCTGGCTGGAACTGAGCTGA